AGCCCGTGTCACCGGAATAGAGGAAACTGGTTTTATACTCTCCTGTGTTAATTCCAAACTCTACGGAAATGATATGCTCACCGGCATCCAGGTTTTCGTAGGCCTTCGGGTCGGTGATTACCACCGCATCCTTCTGTGCCTGATAGATAACGAAATCATACTTAAAGCCACCGGACACGAGAGAAAAATTAGCACGGCGTGCATCCGGTTCCACATTTTCGGCTGCAGCTACCCATACTTTGTTGCCTTCGCCGGCCGTTCCTTCGCGTTCAAACAGCACTACCCAGCTATTATCCACACCTTCCGAATCATCCAATACGATATGCCAATCCTGATTGGCGTTGAATGTCAGTACTTGAGCGGAATTTCCCGCAGAAGAGAAACTGAAGGTGGACGCTTCGTTCACGATCTCCAATTTAGGCTCTAGCGGCGTCACCACTTCCGGACCAGTTTCATCGTCACCACATGCAGTCAGTAACGATGCCACCAAACATCCGGTCAAGCCGATATATTTCCAATTGATAAAATTTATCGCTTTCATGCTTATTTCACTTTAAATTCTTCTTTTACAATATTAAGGTATTTCATACCGTATCCATTCCCGTAATTCGGGTCAGTCGGTTCGATAGCCTGATCCACATTCCAACGGTTAAAAGAATCGATGATGACCATCGGACGCTTTCCCAAGTTCATCTTGGCAACATTACACATCTTACGGAACATATCTTCATCCTTAAATACCACCGGGAAGTTATAGAACTGAGTTCCATCACCATCTATCCACTGATTGAACGAAGGTGAAACGCTAGGTACGAAGTCTACTCCGTAATTAGCCCACTCATATTCGCGGTTGTACTTAAAGTTCTGGTCGATGCACTGCGGATAGCAGGTAGGGCGGAACCAGTCGGTCTGATTGTACATATTATCCATGTACACAGCATCCACTTTTCCGCTCAGGAAGAAGTTATGCCAGCGTGCAGGAGGTGTCCAACGTTCCTGACGTGCTAAAATATAGATCTCCAGTCCATTGCCATTGCCGTCCTTTACATTTTCACGCACTCTTTCACGGATCGTATTATAGAGTTTCTCTGAATCGCGTGCATACAACTTGTCAGCATTCCAGACAACAATCATCGGTTTGCCGTCTACAGTATAGTAAAGATCGTTGTTCGTACAGAAACGGCTTGTCAGGTTGACAAAAAAGCTGTAAAGTTGCTCACAACGTGCAGAGACACCATTTTCATCGGCATCGTCTTCTATCATGGCGGTGTTGTTAAGTCCGTTTGCGAAGTTATTCATATCCATAGAAACCGCATAACGCAAGCCACCCCATTCGATACCTTCCGAGTTGGGATTCAGTCCCGCCATATAGTTCACGAAATTCACGTTACCTTCGTTCAGCAAATCTCCCTTACTGGTATCCAGACCGATGTTCGGCAAGATAAGGAAATTGATACCGGCATTATTTGCCCAGGTAAGGTGCTGCTGAATCAAATCGGCTGTTTCGGCTTTATTGATATCCATCGAATAACGTCCCAGCACCGGACGCACATTCGGACAAAGCTGTGGATACTGTCCGCTCTGATTATATTCACCAATCAACCGCGCATACTTCTTTTCATCCACACCCGTACTACCCAAGTTCCAATAAATGGCTCCTACCGGAATATCGCTGCTCGGTCTGATTTGCGGAATCTCATAGTTCAAGAAATGATCATCGATGGAAGGACCGTCATCTGTCGGTGAACAGGCCGATCCGGCCACCAGTCCCAACGTCAGGCATATTGCAAGACCTGTCTTATTAAAAATCTTATACTTTTTCATTTTTCAGTCATTACTTAATTACTACTTTTCTACCTTATAAACTAAAAGTGTAGCTTCTATCAAGAAGTTGTAAGCCTTGTCCAAAGCCTCTTCAGCCTCCTTGATACCGGTCAGCTCACGGGCATTCTTCAAGAACTCTTCATAAGTCTGTCCATACTTCTTGGCTTGGAAATCCATGTTGAACTGTACATAATCGCTGTTTTCCCATCCGGCTATCATCTCTTCCTGGTTAGGTACAGGTTTTGCGAACTGAAGCATCGTGAAGATATTGTCTCCCCAACGGGCGGCATTAGGTTTCGGACTATTCTTCTGTAACAAATCAATAGCTCTGTAATAAGCCTCTGCATTTGTCTGACGTTCCGCATCCGGGAAGTAAAGGCGTTCGGGCCAGCCGTAGTACATATTTCCGCCTTCTTCATAAGCCTGAGATCCGTTCAGGAACAGAGGCGGAAGGTTCAATGCACGTGTGCGGCGTTCCATACGCCAGGCAGACATTCCATCCAGGAAGTCGGCAAACCAGCGTTGTTTGTAGATTTGTTCCAATTGTCCGTCCTTACCGTCTGCTCCGTTGATGTCGGCAGTCATCAGTTTACGGGTATCATAGAATCCTTTATGACTGGTTCCCCAGGCGATTCCTTCCTGAGCCATATAGGCAGCAGCAGAAGCAGACAAGCCGTTCTCTTCGAACGAAGCACGGATGCCTTCTTCATAATAGGTCTGTGCATCCTTGGATCCCAAGTCGAACTTCACTTTCGCTTCAGCGCAGAGGAAACAAGCATCTGCCCAGCGCAGCAAAGGCATCGTAGCGTCCATTGCATAATATCTCGGGTTGATGTAGCATCTGTTGTCTTCGTTCATTGACAACGGATCAGGGATTTCTCTTGTACCATTCGGGTCGGTCGGGTCGATCGGTCTTCTCCAGCCGAACGGTGTACGGGCGCCCGGATTGTCCGGTGTAGGAACGTATGGAATAGAGTAACGTACACGCAATGAATCACGCACTTCATATCCATCTATCATCCATTGCAGGTGTTCCTGCTGATCGCTGGCGGAACAACCGCTCACATCACAGTCGTGTGAACGAGTCAGCACATCCGTCATACGATAAGGCTGGCGTTCCGGCCAATAAACGTTGGAGCCGTCAAAGTAAGTCTCCATACGCGGATCGTTGTATGAGAACAGGTAAATGGCGAAATATTCGTTCATGGAAGGGATCAGCCCCCAGTTTGCTTTCGTCTGAATTTCTTCTTTATACAAACGAGTGTAATACCAGGAACAGTCTTTGTCGATCACCGTTCCATATTTGGGAGCAAACGCATCGTCCAGAGAGCTGAACAGCCATTCTTCATGTCCCATAGATTTCGCAGCATATTCGCGTGCTTTCTCTTCGCTGATATTCTGGATATTCATGGCTATCTCCAGGCGTAATGTATTAGCCAGTTTGCGCCATTTCTGTACATCTCCGTTATAAACAGGGTCTTTCAGAATCTTATCAGTAGATGATTCGTCGAACTCATCGACTGCCTGGTCCAGCCAACCCAAAATGGAATAGTAAGCATCGGCTTCCGAATCATAGTCAAAGATACGCTTGTCCGTTCCTCCGTCCATACCGGCATGGCTCAGTCCGACCGGACCATAGAGTGACAGCAACTGGTAGTAAGTGAATGCTTTCCATGTCTTTACAACAGCCAGACTGTTAGGCAAAGAGCCATCATCGTATGCTTTTGCCAACTCTTCCAGGTCGCGCAGAATCTCTACATAAAACTTACGGTAGAATCCGTCTCCCCTTTCGTTCCACGGTGTCTGGAAAGCGACGTTAGTAATGTAACGTGAATAACTCCACATACGGTTATTATTCAATTCACTGATTGCATTCATTGTCTTGTAAAC
This sequence is a window from Bacteroides thetaiotaomicron VPI-5482. Protein-coding genes within it:
- a CDS encoding SusD/RagB family nutrient-binding outer membrane lipoprotein — its product is MKLKNKILPLLLLASTAVGCTDGFETINSDPNKLYEVNLQSIFPGTVYKTMNAISELNNNRMWSYSRYITNVAFQTPWNERGDGFYRKFYVEILRDLEELAKAYDDGSLPNSLAVVKTWKAFTYYQLLSLYGPVGLSHAGMDGGTDKRIFDYDSEADAYYSILGWLDQAVDEFDESSTDKILKDPVYNGDVQKWRKLANTLRLEIAMNIQNISEEKAREYAAKSMGHEEWLFSSLDDAFAPKYGTVIDKDCSWYYTRLYKEEIQTKANWGLIPSMNEYFAIYLFSYNDPRMETYFDGSNVYWPERQPYRMTDVLTRSHDCDVSGCSASDQQEHLQWMIDGYEVRDSLRVRYSIPYVPTPDNPGARTPFGWRRPIDPTDPNGTREIPDPLSMNEDNRCYINPRYYAMDATMPLLRWADACFLCAEAKVKFDLGSKDAQTYYEEGIRASFEENGLSASAAAYMAQEGIAWGTSHKGFYDTRKLMTADINGADGKDGQLEQIYKQRWFADFLDGMSAWRMERRTRALNLPPLFLNGSQAYEEGGNMYYGWPERLYFPDAERQTNAEAYYRAIDLLQKNSPKPNAARWGDNIFTMLQFAKPVPNQEEMIAGWENSDYVQFNMDFQAKKYGQTYEEFLKNARELTGIKEAEEALDKAYNFLIEATLLVYKVEK